One Papio anubis isolate 15944 unplaced genomic scaffold, Panubis1.0 scaffold512, whole genome shotgun sequence DNA window includes the following coding sequences:
- the LOC101014421 gene encoding putative protein FAM90A5P gives MPVHTADKRPRVDPALTDGSATKMSDTVSVLASLSPLRKASLSSSSSLRPKERQTGAVADIPQPGVRQQGPQPLVVVKPTHSRPQGGRREVPQAASKPHGLIRVISPQAQDKRPAVTSQPCPPADTHSLGLGSNLSFRPGAKRPAQAPTQACLNFPKKPRTGSFQMPENAIQGGELGAPETLQPPPAATELRPSPSPQMSRGTPAQVPSSDQQLPHSRPCLPTAQACTMSHHPAASHDGAQPLRMLFRRLENGWWSSSLLTAPSFPSPEKPGAFLAHSPHVSEKSEAPCVPVPLSVLYEDLQVSSSSEDSDSDLE, from the coding sequence ATGCCGGTCCACACAGCCGATAAGAGGCCACGCGTGGACCCTGCCCTCACTGACGGCTCAGCTACCAAAATGTCTGACACGGTATCCGTCTTGGCTTCACTGTCTCCCCTCAGAAAAGCCAGTCTGAGCTCCTCGTCAAGTCTCCGACCAAAGGAACGACAGACAGGGGCTGTGGCCGACATCCCTCAGCCGGGAGTCAGGCAGCAGGGCCCGCAGCCTCTCGTCGTGGTGAAGCCGACACACAGCAGGCCTCAGGGTGGCCGCCGAGAAGTTCCCCAGGCTGCCTCCAAGCCCCACGGCCTGATCCGGGTCATCAGCCCCCAGGCACAAGACAAACGTCCTGCGGTGACCTCACAGCCCTGCCCACCAGCCGACACACACAGCCTGGGCCTCGGCTCCAATCTCAGTTTCAGGCCAGGAGCCAAGAGACCTGCCCAGGCTCCGACTCAGGCTTGCCTGAACTTCCCCAAGAAACCGAGAACGGGTTCCTTCCAGATGCCCGAAAATGCCATCCAGGGAGGTGAGCTGGGGGCCCCGGAGACTCTCCAACCTCCGCCAGCTGCAACCGAACTCAGACCAAGTCCGTCGCCCCAGATGAGCAGGGGGACACCCGCCCAGGTGCCCAGCAGCGACCAGCAGCTTCCGCACAGCAGACCTTGCCTGCCTACTGCCCAGGCCTGCACCATGTCCCATCACCCAGCGGCCAGCCACGATGGGGCCCAGCCTCTCAGAATGCTCTTCCGGAGACTGGAAAACGGATGGTGGAGCTCCAGCCTCCTGACAGCTCCCTCGTTTCCCTCTCCTGAGAAGCCGGGAGCCTTCCTCGCTCACAGCCCTCATGTCTCAGAGAAGTCTGAGGCTCCCTGTGTTCCTGTCCCCCTGAGTGTCCTCTATGAGGACCTTCAGGTTTCCTCCTCCTCAGAGGACAGCGATTCTGACCTGGAGTGA